Genomic window (Chryseobacterium bernardetii):
CCCGTGTTCTTGCAGATATTCAAACATTTCGGGTGTGGCTGCCGCATGAATTTCATTGGTATAAAGGCAGGTGTTTTCGTCAATCTTTGTTACTTTCAGTTCCCACAGAACCTGAACTTTTGTACGTCCGTTTTTGGTAATTGAATCAGAGATGGAAAGCATGCGGCAGTAATCGGGACGATGAACATCTGCAACATAATGCTGAACCATCAGAGCATCTCCAATCGTTTCTACGTTTAAAGACACTGGTTGGCCATCAAAAGTAACTGAAATAGCAGCTCCGATATGCTGGGTAGAGCATCTCTGGTATTCCGCATCCGGCAGGTTAAGCAGCCAGTCTGCGATATTCACTTTTTCAATGGGTGCATTGATGACAGCGCTTACACTTGAATGAGACAGTGCGTTTTCGGGTGTTTGTGAGATTTCCATAGTTGTTGGTTTTGATTGTTATTGATGATGTAAAGCTACAAACCGACCTGTTTAATTTTTACCGCTGTTCGGTCAACAGGCGAAAACTATCGTTGAATAAGCTGATGATGTTAAAAAGGTAATGAGATGAAACATTATGAAAACAAAAAATCACTGTAGGTTACAGTGATTGGTCGTATGTAGTGTAAGAAAAATGACTATTTATACAGCCATTTTTTGATCAGCCTGGTATAATTGGGCATCACGGCAAACACCATCAGAAAAACAATGATTCCGGAATTGATGAATCCGTCAGAATAATGATTGGGCGGAATATGTAAAAACCGTAAAAAAGGAATGATCAAAGCAGGAATAAGAACCGACAGCGGATAAATGGCAGACCAGGTTGCCAGAAACTGTTTCCAGCGTACCGGAACTTTATTCCCTTCATTTTCTGTCGTAAAAAGAAAATCAAGCCCGGATCTGATCTGGTAATGGTCGTTTTTTCTGAACAGTGGATTCGCTTTCTCAATAAGCTTTTTCCGGTTATCCGATTCCATCCAGCTTTTAAGATGGTCAATCGTATCAAAACGGATAATGACGGTATACACAAAAGTCAGATCGGGAATCGGCCGAATAATCTGCAGATCAATAAAGCCTTCAGAATGTTTGGTGACAGGCACAATTTCGTCCAGCCATTTTTCATATTGTGATTGTTTCCCATCCAGAATATGATGGGTAATCACTACGGAGGCGCCTTGATTTTCCATAACTGATTTTTTATTTGTTAATTTAATGCGCTCTTTTATACTGCCACGGAATTTCTGTTTCAGCACCTAATGCTTTAGCAGAGTGGATGGCAAAATAAGGATCTCTAAGATGTTCCCGGGCGATGATCACCAGATCCGCATCTCCATTGACAATAATATCATTAGCCTGTTCTGCTTCCGTAATCATTCCAACAGCTCCTGTTAAAATTCCGGTCTGTTTTTTAATGGCTTTTGCAAAAGGAACCTGATATCCGGGAAATACTTTATCCTTGCTTACATTGGTAAATCCCCCACCGGATGCCGTAATGAAATCTACACCGTTTTCTTTAAGAATTTCCGAAAGTCTGATACTGTCTTCCAGAGTCCAGGCTTCCTCCGATTCTATATAGTCAACTGAAGAAATTCGCACGAACAGAGGCATTTCAGCAGGAATAACTTTCCTGATTTCCTGAACGGTTTCTACAAGAAAACGGATCCTGTTTTCAAAACTTCCGCCATATTCATCCTGTCTTTTATTGATTACTGCGGAATAAAACTGATGGAACAGGTAACCATGTGCCGCATGCAGTTCAATGGTATCAAAACCTGCGTCAACAGCACGAAGGACTGCTTTAACAAATTTTGTTTGTAATTCCCGGATCTCCTCAATCGTGAGCTCTTCCGCAAAAACTCCATTGAACTCATGAGCAGAGGAGGATTTTACAGTCCAGCCCCCTTCTTCCGGAGTGAGAGGTTTCATTCTTTCATTGGGATGTTTTAGGCTGCCTTTTCCTCCAGCGTGCCAGAGCTGAATTCCTATTTTGGCATTCTGTTCATGTACAAAATTCACGATGTTAGCCCATGCATTTTTCTGTTCATCATTCCAGATCCCTACATCAGATAATGTAGCCAGACCTTCTTCTGAAACGGCTGTACATTCGGTAAGAATTAATCCTGCCCCGCCAACAACACGGCTTCCAAGATGGACAAGGTGCCAGTTGCCGGGAATTCCGTTTTTAGCACTGTATTGCTGCATTGGAGATAATACAATCCTGTTCTTTAAGGTAAGATTGCGAATGTGTATGGGTGAAAATAAACTCATTTTTTTCTTTTTTTAAATTGTTTTTGAAAATGCTTCAGCTTCGTAAACCGCCTCTGACAGAACTTTCTGTACTTCTGCCAGTATTTTTTGCAGATTAGGGTTTCCTTCTGATGCTGTTTCAAGACTATCAAGTTTTTCCTTTAACAGAGGATGTAATCCCATGATGGCAATGCTGGATTTCAGATCATGAGCCCACAGTTTCACATCCTTAAAATCTTTGTTTTCGTAAGCCGTTGTCAGTTTCTGTAAATGATCGGGAATGTTTTCAATAAACTGTTGCGTGACCATTTTTTCGAAACTTTTGTCGCCACCGCTCACCGTCTGCATATAAGAGAGATCAATATACTGATAGTCAAATGATGGATTTTCGGTTTTCTTTTCGTTTTTATTCTTTTCTTTAAACCCGAACTTCGAAATCAGCATAAACAACTCTTCTTCATTGACAGGCTTGGAAATATATTCATTCATCCCGCGGCTCAGGCATCTTTCTCTTTCGCCTGCCAGGGCATGGGCGGTCATCGCGATGATCGGAATATCCAGTCTGAGTTCTTCCCGGATTTTCTGGGTAGCTGCATATCCGTCCATGTGAGGCATCTGTATATCCATTAAAACCAGATCGCATGCATTGCCTTTAAGATAACTTACTGCTTCAAGACCGTTCGATGCAATATGAAAATCAATATTCCATTGTGAAAGCAGATGTTTCATCAGGCTTTGATTGATCACATTATCATCAACTACCAGAACTTTCAGAGGCGTATTGGATTTATCTTTAAAGTAATGCGGATCAGCAGCTGGTAGCACAGTAACTTGTTCTTCAGCAATTCCGTAAGGAATATAGAAATGAAATGTAGTTCCTTTCCCTTGTTCACTGCTTACTTCTATATTTCCGTTCTGCAGGAGAATTAAGCTTTTCACGATGGATAAGCCTAATCCTGTTCCTCCGTAATTTCTTGTGGTTGAATCTTCTCCCTGGTTGAATCTTTCGAAGATTTCAGTAAGCTTTTCTTTATCG
Coding sequences:
- a CDS encoding antibiotic biosynthesis monooxygenase; this translates as MENQGASVVITHHILDGKQSQYEKWLDEIVPVTKHSEGFIDLQIIRPIPDLTFVYTVIIRFDTIDHLKSWMESDNRKKLIEKANPLFRKNDHYQIRSGLDFLFTTENEGNKVPVRWKQFLATWSAIYPLSVLIPALIIPFLRFLHIPPNHYSDGFINSGIIVFLMVFAVMPNYTRLIKKWLYK
- a CDS encoding NADH:flavin oxidoreductase/NADH oxidase; the protein is MSLFSPIHIRNLTLKNRIVLSPMQQYSAKNGIPGNWHLVHLGSRVVGGAGLILTECTAVSEEGLATLSDVGIWNDEQKNAWANIVNFVHEQNAKIGIQLWHAGGKGSLKHPNERMKPLTPEEGGWTVKSSSAHEFNGVFAEELTIEEIRELQTKFVKAVLRAVDAGFDTIELHAAHGYLFHQFYSAVINKRQDEYGGSFENRIRFLVETVQEIRKVIPAEMPLFVRISSVDYIESEEAWTLEDSIRLSEILKENGVDFITASGGGFTNVSKDKVFPGYQVPFAKAIKKQTGILTGAVGMITEAEQANDIIVNGDADLVIIAREHLRDPYFAIHSAKALGAETEIPWQYKRAH